A DNA window from Chiroxiphia lanceolata isolate bChiLan1 chromosome 6, bChiLan1.pri, whole genome shotgun sequence contains the following coding sequences:
- the CHST1 gene encoding LOW QUALITY PROTEIN: carbohydrate sulfotransferase 1 (The sequence of the model RefSeq protein was modified relative to this genomic sequence to represent the inferred CDS: inserted 2 bases in 2 codons): MQCSWKAVLLLALASIAIQYTAIRTFTAKSFHSCPIPNPVNCSLSQDTDVTERLCDESPTYSYNLSRKTHVLILAXTRSGSSFVGQLFNQHFDVFYLFEPLYHVQYTLIPKLTQSKSTTDRRVMLGASRDLLRSLYDCDLYFLENYIKPQPVNHTTDRLFRRGASKALCSPPVCESLGAVDLHLEEGDCVKKCGTLNLTLATESCREHGHVAIKTVRVPEVSDLRALVEDPRLNLKVIQLVRDPRGILASRSETFRDTYRLWRIWDGTGRKPYNLDVTQLTTVCEDFWNSVSTGLNRPPWLKGKYMLVRYEDLARNPMKKTEEIYDFLGIPMDSNVERWIQNNTRGDRSSSKHKYGTVRNSAATAEKWRFRLSYEIVAFTQHACQQVLAQLXYKTAGSEEELKNLSISLVRREDFLPFS, encoded by the exons ATGCAATGTTCTTGGAAGGCTGTCCTCCTACTAGCCTTGGCATCCATTGCAATTCAGTACACAGCAATCCGGACCTTCACTGCCAAGTCTTTCCatagctgccccatccctaaCCCTGTGAACTGCAGCCTGAGCCAGGACACTGATGTGACTGAGAGGCTGTGCGATGAGAGCCCCACTTATTCGTATAACCTCTCCAGGAAGACGCACGTTCTCATCCTTG ACACCCGCAGTGGCTCCTCGTTTGTCGGGCAGTTGTTTAACCAGCACTTTGATGTCTTCTATTTATTTGAGCCCCTCTACCATGTCCAGTACACCCTGATCCCAAAGCTGACCCAGAGCAAGAGTACGACGGACAGGCGGGTCATGCTGGGGGCCAGCCGAGATCTGCTGAGGAGCCTGTACGACTGCGACCTCTACTTCTTGGAGAACTACATCAAGCCCCAGCCTGTCAACCACACCACCGACCGCCTCTTCCGCAGGGGAGCCAGCAAGGCCCTGTGCTCACCGCCTGTCTGTGAgtccctgggagctgtggatCTCCACTTGGAGGAGGGAGACTGTGTGAAAAAATGTGGGACCTTGAACCTGACTCTGGCCACTGAGTCCTGTAGAGAGCACGGGCATGTGGCCATCAAAACCGTGCGGGTGCCTGAGGTCAGTGATCTCCGGGCCCTGGTGGAGGACCCGCGGCTGAACTTGAAGGTCATCCAGCTAGTGAGGGACCCCCGGGGGATCCTGGCATCCCGGAGCGAGACCTTCCGGGACACCTACAGGCTGTGGAGGATCTGGGATGGCACTGGCAGGAAGCCGTACAACCTGGACGTGACCCAGCTCACCACAGTGTGCGAGGACTTCTGGAACTCTGTATCCACCGGCCTCAACCGGCCACCATGGCTCAAGGGCAAGTACATGCTGGTGCGGTACGAAGACCTGGCCAGGAACCCCATGAAAAAGACTGAGGAGATCTATGATTTCCTGGGCATCCCCATGGACAGCAATGTTGAGCGCTGGATACAGAACAACACCCGAGGAGACAGGTCCTCCTCCAAGCACAAGTACGGGACGGTGCGCAACTCAGCGGCAACGGCAGAGAAGTGGCGGTTCCGTCTGTCCTACGAGATCGTGGCGTTCACCCAGCACGCCTGCCAGCAggtgctggcacagc ggTACAAAACTGCTGGCTCCGAGGAGGAGCTGAAGAACCTCTCCATCAGTCTGGTGAGGAGAGAGGACTTCCTGCCCTTCTCCTAA